One part of the Fusobacterium pseudoperiodonticum genome encodes these proteins:
- a CDS encoding PSP1 domain-containing protein encodes MENNIIDENTQIVSMDPERIHKVLIVTFETTKKRYYFEVLGDETYKKNDKVIVETIRGTELGIASNSPLPMKEKDLVLPIKPVIKLASEKEIEIYNKQRKEADEAFIACKEKIRKHQLEMKLITCEYTFDKSKLIFYFTANGRIDFRELVKDLAVMFKTRIELRQIGVRDEARILGNIGPCGKELCCKTFINKFDSVSVKMARDQGLVINPTKISGVCGRLLCCINYEYSQYEEALKNFPAVNQSVKTEIGEGKVVSISPLNNFLYVDVKDKGISRFSIDDIKFNRKEASILKNMKTKEEIENKILENE; translated from the coding sequence ATGGAAAATAATATTATAGATGAAAATACACAGATAGTAAGCATGGATCCAGAGAGAATCCACAAGGTTTTAATAGTAACTTTTGAAACAACAAAAAAGAGATACTATTTTGAAGTATTAGGTGATGAAACATACAAAAAAAATGACAAGGTTATCGTTGAAACTATAAGAGGAACTGAGTTAGGTATAGCTTCTAATAGTCCTTTACCAATGAAGGAAAAAGACTTAGTTTTACCTATAAAGCCAGTTATAAAATTAGCAAGTGAAAAAGAAATTGAAATCTATAACAAGCAAAGAAAAGAAGCAGATGAGGCTTTTATAGCTTGTAAGGAAAAAATTAGAAAACATCAACTTGAAATGAAGTTAATCACTTGTGAATATACTTTTGATAAATCAAAATTGATATTCTATTTTACAGCCAATGGAAGAATAGATTTTAGAGAACTTGTAAAAGACTTAGCAGTGATGTTTAAAACAAGAATAGAATTGAGACAAATAGGTGTAAGAGATGAGGCTAGAATTTTAGGAAATATTGGTCCTTGTGGAAAAGAGTTATGTTGTAAAACTTTTATTAATAAGTTTGACTCTGTTTCAGTTAAAATGGCAAGAGACCAAGGGCTTGTAATAAATCCTACTAAAATATCAGGTGTATGTGGTAGATTACTATGTTGTATAAACTACGAATACAGCCAGTATGAAGAAGCACTTAAAAACTTCCCTGCAGTAAACCAATCAGTAAAAACTGAAATAGGTGAAGGGAAAGTTGTTAGTATAAGTCCACTAAATAATTTCCTATATGTAGATGTTAAAGATAAGGGAATATCAAGATTTTCTATAGATGATATAAAATTCAATAGAAAAGAAGCTAGTATCTTAAAAAATATGAAAACAAAAGAAGAAATTGAAAATAAAATTTTAGAGAATGAATAA